The sequence GAATTCCTTTGGGTTCTAGCGGGGTTTACTCAGAATAAGTGATTTTGTGGTGGCCGGGATTAGCAACTAAGGGCAAATAAGGGTGCCAGTGTCACTCTGGTGGCTTTTCATGAATTCCTCGGGCGGCGCACAGTGAACCCGTCCCGCGGCCAGGCTGACGTCGTGCCGCCCTCTGTCTCCTCAGGTGTCGGACAGGTGCGACTACGTGTACGTGAACGGGAAGGAGCAGAAGGGCCGGGTCCGGACGCTGGTCAACTTCACCTACAGCTACCTGAGCGCCCAGTTGGAGATGAGCGTGTGGATCCCTCAGCTGCCGCTGCAGATCGAGCTCTCGGACAGCGAGCTGAGCCAGATCAAGGGCTGGAGGATCCCCATACAGACGGGCAAGCGGTacgagaagcaaaaaaaaaaaaaaaagcttccgtAACTCAGTTGTGTAAGGTTATGTGAAGAGCTAAATGCCGTTACGTAACATCTTCTGTCCGCCTGAACAATTGAATCACAAACACAGGCGCAAATCCAATTACGACATGCACTCATCATGCAGAATAATGACTGGAATGTAATCaggagtctctgtgtgtgtgtgtgtgtgtgtgtgtgtgtctgagcgctAAGTCTCAGTTCAGAACACTGTCGTTAAATTGCAAAATGAAAGGAGATTAAATTCCCACGACCAATTGCTCACAAAAAGTGGTGATTTTATGCAAGTGAGTTAATGAAATGTTACTAATATATTCATCTATGTTTTATGTGCTAATGCTGAAGAAGTCTCTCCCTATTGTTATTATTCCTTTTATCtagccttttttatttatttttttttaaaggtgggGTGTCTAGAAATAGCGGAAGCGGaagaataatattaaaataatgttaaaaaggTCACATTGATGGCTGAACAGAATGCATTCAGTAATTTAGTAGAAGCCCGTTTATTATACACGACATCGATTTTATTCTGAACATGCACCGTTGCTACAGTTATTCCTGCATGTCCCCGCCCTGCAACAATCTGAATGCTCAGCCTCCAGAATTCACAAATCCAATCAAGCCTGTCTAGTCGGACCCGCCGAGCCCTCTCTGATCACCGAGTAGTGATGAAAGCGGCGTGTGaacagagtgtgtgttggtgggaacCCGGAGAGTAAATAACAAACTTTTTTATGTCAGTCTTGGATCAGAGTCCTTGCTTCTGATCTTGGTTCCAAACACATCAGgagcttttgttctttttgccGTCGCACTTTTTGTCGGTTTATCTTTTTTTGGTGTCAAACTACAGTAACTTTATGCACCATTGTACCTGTATGTCAGCGGAGCTGTGTGTAAATTTGGAATATTTGTGTGCCGTGCATGTAAgggcacattttttttggtggttgtgaattttttccccctcatcaTCCAactaaattaacatttcattaaaaaacatatttaccagCAGCGAATCATaaggaaaggataggtactatagaccggaattcaaattcagattttatttgtcacatacacagtcatacacggtatgatattcAGTGAaatgcgactgctacagaccacttttatatctttaacataaaatatgtgtaacaggtagggtggagATGTGCAAATGAGaggtcaaagtataaagtgaaaacaaaattgtgcaagagtgaaaaaaaaaaaaaaagtaaagagtttgtgcaaaaaGTCTGGGGGGGGGTCcaaagtgattgaaagtgaaagtgctggagtgtattggagctCTATGAAGTCTTGAATTTCATCATTTACCGTGCAAGCCGACTAAAATGATTACTGCAGTGCTTACTGGGCAGGGCCAGTGTTctcagaaagtgtgtgtttgtgtgtgcagaccAGGCTGGAGCAGtgacgaggaggagaggaaggggaAAGGTTGCATGCTGCAGTTCCAGCACGCTCAGCTCAGGGTCCTCGCGCACTTCGTGGCGGAGCAGTCAGACCCCCGCGAGCCCCAGGCCTTCTTTCTTGGCCCAGATTGGCAGGTGGATGTCACCAAGTTGGTGCGCTACTTCCTGAAGGTGGAGGACCCCCGGATTGTGCGCCTGCAGGCTGGGAGGGTCCTTTCAGGACGAGATGTTGGGACAACTAAAATCCAGGTAACCCTGATTTGcttttgtcttattttaattttttttgcgaAGCAATCAAAATGTGGTCATCAGCTAATGAATTCTCTCCAGGTTTTCTCCCCGCTGTCTGACTCCGTCCTGGCGGAGAGGTCGGTGCGGGTGCTGGACGACAGGGTGAGCATCACCGAGCTGGGGCTGCAGCTGGTCAGCGGCCTGTCGCTCGGCCTGCAGCTCAGCCCCGGTAGCAACCGGGCCATCCTCGCCACGGCAACCACACAGGAAGTGCTCACCAGGCCCAAACAGGTCAGCCCGACCCCTCAAAccattatcatttacatttacatttacagagcaacttacaatcagtagttacagggacagtccccctggagacactcagggttaagtgacttgctcagggacacaatggtagtaagtgggatttgaacctgggtcttcaggttcataggcgagtgtgctactaccaccctatgcagAATGTGGTGGACAGTCCATCTTGGAAACGTGATGGAAGCAGGACTGTGCACTGAAATCCGATGACAGCTGGACGGGTCCAAGCGTTAGAAGTCCATTAGAGTCCACAAGCACCTTGAAGGACTTGATTTCACTTCCCActcaatatgcaaataaataccTACATCACCTCCATTTGCATTGTTGTTTTGAACCTGCAGGGGACAACAATGCAACAGATgacaacagatttttttttattttactggctGATGAGCTAAAAACCAtcaaaaaaatatgtacaaattacaaaaatgaaacaaaatgatcCAAACCAAGTTActtcattaataataaagtgGCTCGATTGTCACACCGACAGCCTGACAATCTAAAGGAACTCAgcacatttaaagaaaattagGCCACAATAAAATTTTGGATGAAAAAGGAATTTGTTTATGACaaattatatacagtattttgggaatatactgtgtataataTATCCAGACATAAAAGAAGAAAGCAACATAAcaagatgtatttatttatttccaggaCTTAATAATACAATATGTTCTAAATTTTACATCCTTAAAGAGCCAAACGGACATTGTCCTCACAAACTCTCTTCCTTCTCTGATAGGGGGCGACGTTGAGCTCCTGGCTCCAGTTCAGTGACGGCACCATCACGCCTCTGGACTACTTCGATGCGGCCCACTATCGTCTGTTCGTCTCCTCCCTGGATGAGAGCGTGGTGTCCATTCAGGGCTCGGCCCCGTCCGTCTCGGTGGTGGCCGAGGCCGAAGGCCAGGGTGCCCTGGTCCGCATGGAGATGAGCATCTGCGAGGGCTGCCAGAAGTCCAAGCGCAAGAGCACACTAGCCGTGGGAACTGGTAGCCTGAAGGTCAAGTTCCAGGTCAATGGTGGGAGGGCAGAGAGCACTGGCATCTACAACAacaccaacagcagcagcggcaCGGGGCTCTACGTCACTCCGGGCAGCCGTTCGGCTAGCGTCGGAGGCAAGGAGAACGCCGTAGACTACGGCAACGACGCGGATGAAGTGGACAGCGACAGGAGGCAGCGAGAGCCTGTGCTCGAGCGGGACGTGGCCAGCAGCTCCGCCTCAGAACGAGAGGAGAGCGCCATGAGGAAGGTCTCCACCACCGCCAAGTCCACAGACGGCTCCTCCGGCAACCTGGAGAGGATCCTGGTCTCCGAGAGCAACGGCGGCCCTTTCAGAACTCGGAATACCAGCGGTACGGGGATGCCGCGGAACGCGGGCGACGGCTTCGGCGTCAGTATGGGTACGGGCAAAGCTCCCGGTAACCTGGTCAATTACAACTTCCCCTCGCAGGTGGAAGTGCccagacaggaagaggaagaagaggagtcCATGgacgacgaggacgaggacgatgAGTATGAAGGGTCGCCGGCCAACCGGCCGCTCACGGACTTGGAGATCGGCATGTACACCCTGCTGGTGGTCTTCTGTCTGGCCATCCTGGTCTTCCTCGTCAACTGCATTTCCTACATCGCGAAGTTCCGGCACAAGCAGATCCCGGCGCAGGGCCCCGAGCCGGCCGAGCACCGGCACGACTGGGTGTGGCTCGGAACCGACGCCGAGCTGGTGATGAACGTGCCCGGCAGCCCGCTGCAGCGCGACTCCCACGCCACCACGGTCATCGACATCGACAAGACGGCCAGCCTCCCCCGCGGGGGCGGCTGCCAGCCGGCGGGCTTGCCGCCGGGTATGGGGCGCGCCGGGACCCTCGGGGGCCCGTCGTCCCGGAGCGAGTCCCTGCACTCGCCCACCAGCAAGCGCAAGAGGGTGCAGTTCACCACCTTCACCTCCCTGGAGAGGCAGCACCCCAAAGAGAACGGCCACGGGGGCATCCACTGGGTCGGCAAAGAGGCGGAGGACTGCGGAGGAGGCGGGGCCGAGAGGGTCGAGGGCGGAGGACTCGAAGCCCAAGCGCCCAAGCCGGAGCCCCTGGAGCAGCTGTAACGCCGAAAGGCGTCGAGAGCGGAAAATGCTGGAAGGGaacggctccgccccccccgcGGGACCCTCTTCTGTGTTCACTGCACACGAACTCCCGAACAGGTCGTGGCGAGCGCCGGGCTCACGGGGGCCGGTGCCGAGCGCACCTCGGGTGTGTCTCACGTCACCTCAATGCCTTTTCCTCGCCTCACCGCCCCGGGGACCCGTATTCGCAGACTGGTGGGCGGCAGCAGGCCCGCAAGCTCGGCATATGAGGATACTTTTTATGGCAGATGAACACCGTTTCAACCAAGGCCTTCTACATGCAGCCATGACCTTGTTAATCAAGGAGAACGTTACGTAGGTCAGACACTCTGCggactgttgttgttgttgtttttttattaattaatgtgaTCGGACGCAAAAAGGACTTGTAATTAATAAGATGCGGAAGAGAACGTCACTGCTCGTGTTGTTGACCCTCACGCTCACATCAGCAGGCATGATCACCATCCAGAAAACAGTCCTGTGCAGCTGTTCTCTCAACGTTCCACATTCCACgtctacatttttttatgttttatgtttaatgtgcatactttttgaaataaataaaaacataaatgtgtgtgttttggtgtataTAGGAGTGCTTCATGGGGGTCCttcacataatataatatagtatgCTGTTAAAATACAAAACCCATTTATGGCAAAGGTTTGGACTGATATttaattcatacattttaaGTATATTCCATAAATAACATCTCAACATCCCCATAGCTTTTGTCTCCAgatcacaaaatcacaaaaaacagaacaaaaacatgtcggaaaataaatattttgaaaaGTAAAACCGAATTTCAAACTATTAACCGATTGAAACTATTAACAATCTACAGGTGTCCAGGTGTTTTGTCCAGACTGcaaatgtacttttatttattattattaataaagtttCAAGTTTGTTATGATATCAAGAAAAACAGTCATATAagttatacatatataaatgttttaatttgtttttataccTTTTATACTATTTAGAGcaatttttacagtttacaatttttttttacaattttaaaccGACCAAAGGTAACAATTATTTGGGTATCAATTTTTTTAACTCAAATGGCATATTTGCTGTGTAGTTAGTATATACACTTAAAGCTGGGTCAACAGAGCCTGATGAAAGCATGTGCCAACATGTTCCATACTAATTTTATCACAAGGGATCGTGCAGCATGACATGCGTGACATTTAAAACGGAAAATGACATCAGCAGGCCGGCGACAGTGGAGGAACCACCGTGTTCTGCAGG comes from Denticeps clupeoides chromosome 11, fDenClu1.1, whole genome shotgun sequence and encodes:
- the LOC114799368 gene encoding transmembrane protein 132D; amino-acid sequence: MSLSAHFWRTSHVLLATVVAVATQELDSQEMADNPKSPATFPLFLPASFQVRDADYFLLKEAGQDFMRNSSMRSSTQPLLVVRASRHPVFNVSYGVHSVQRPAPLDLLRPVQLFRPSPGVFTFDWKVNWFVLTRRVFSSAPRVRVLFYVAGRDWDRGQRDPGGAADQLPCVTVYAFWQTQEVRGSCVIGAQRGTCMAEVEPPPGWFSLAEGTSSREGPATPARGNAMELYFQAQPSIQGQCGNGGRSSGGRVGGGPERAEYTPMTPMRRIGSVRLLQEPPGAASVAQLRLGDAIVIQLSSKPLKQTDIASFYILIKSASALDTFTLRAMLKKGVTFRTATPSNTLLWDTTMDTSADGTIAVVCHRKSVPLGKRSNSRLLEILQMDFEVEELSIQSESQVVMWQLVLPADTRVVGEMEGTMRIYTTQRDFVGLAPLVTDTEIINTAVLTGKRVAVPVRTVAVEADGSVTDVSDFTDCSSTNEDILKVSDRCDYVYVNGKEQKGRVRTLVNFTYSYLSAQLEMSVWIPQLPLQIELSDSELSQIKGWRIPIQTGKRPGWSSDEEERKGKGCMLQFQHAQLRVLAHFVAEQSDPREPQAFFLGPDWQVDVTKLVRYFLKVEDPRIVRLQAGRVLSGRDVGTTKIQVFSPLSDSVLAERSVRVLDDRVSITELGLQLVSGLSLGLQLSPGSNRAILATATTQEVLTRPKQGATLSSWLQFSDGTITPLDYFDAAHYRLFVSSLDESVVSIQGSAPSVSVVAEAEGQGALVRMEMSICEGCQKSKRKSTLAVGTGSLKVKFQVNGGRAESTGIYNNTNSSSGTGLYVTPGSRSASVGGKENAVDYGNDADEVDSDRRQREPVLERDVASSSASEREESAMRKVSTTAKSTDGSSGNLERILVSESNGGPFRTRNTSGTGMPRNAGDGFGVSMGTGKAPGNLVNYNFPSQVEVPRQEEEEEESMDDEDEDDEYEGSPANRPLTDLEIGMYTLLVVFCLAILVFLVNCISYIAKFRHKQIPAQGPEPAEHRHDWVWLGTDAELVMNVPGSPLQRDSHATTVIDIDKTASLPRGGGCQPAGLPPGMGRAGTLGGPSSRSESLHSPTSKRKRVQFTTFTSLERQHPKENGHGGIHWVGKEAEDCGGGGAERVEGGGLEAQAPKPEPLEQL